Proteins encoded in a region of the Triticum dicoccoides isolate Atlit2015 ecotype Zavitan chromosome 3A, WEW_v2.0, whole genome shotgun sequence genome:
- the LOC119268594 gene encoding cytochrome b561 domain-containing protein At4g18260-like isoform X2 — MLVSGRRRLLVLCTSFVILSLLTLPSDGSSNSTEDLDQSRNKTGHPLELTPRTAFQLKLHALFHWSSFGLLMPVGILLVRMSSKSKSGRCSRVLFYCHVISQIAAVLLATGGAALSLMNFENSFSNSHQRVGLALYGFMWLQPIIGFFRPERGVKGRSLWFFFHWLLGIAVCATGIANVYSGLRTYHKRTAKSVSLWTGLLTDLSYNSSERAGHGARVKSSNKRRQKSV; from the exons ATGCTGGTGTCCGGGAGAAGACGACTGCTCGTCCTGTGCACAAGCTTTGTGATTCTTTCGCTTCTCACGCTGCCGTCCGATGGCTCGTCGAATTCCACGGAGGATCTCGATCAAAGCCGCAACAAGACCGGGCATCCTCTCGAG ttGACGCCTAGAACAGCATTTCAGCTCAAGCTACACGCATTGTTCCACTGGTCTTCTTTCGGTCTCTTGATGCCTGTGGGGATATTGCTGGTCAGGATGTCGAGCAAATCCAAGAGCGGCAGATGCAGCAGAGTGCTCTTCTATTGCCATGTCATTTCTCAG ATCGCGGCTGTACTTCTCGCTACTGGCGGCGCGGCTCTGTCCTTGATGAACTTTGAGAACTCCTTCAGTAACAGTCACCAGAGAGTAGGATTGGCATTGTATGGATTCATGTGGCTTCAGCCAATCATCGGTTTCTTCAGACCAGAAAG AGGTGTCAAGGGAAGGAGCCTGTGGTTCTTCTTCCACTGGCTCCTCGGCATCGCAGTTTGCGCCACTGGCATCGCAAATGTCTACTCTGGCCTCCGCACGTACCACAAGAGAACTGCTAAGAGCGTGAGCCTTTGGACCGGCCTCCTTACA GACCTATCCTACAACTCTTCGGAAAGAGCTGGGCATGGTGCAAGAGTGAAGTCTTCAAATAAGAGAAGACAGAAGTCAGTGTGA
- the LOC119268593 gene encoding uncharacterized protein LOC119268593 isoform X1, with amino-acid sequence MTRRTLLPPRPTGQEPRNLRRSVHGVQLLPFLRHEAPGGGRGGREERKGAPQGVGLARAEIAGRLQGCPPGIRGRDTGSKRLSCCYQQFTDADISSSEVSSARTQLDLLEQLTSSSTPNGTENETATETRVLTTIREQLVALYGDRGGEFTFTLPLGKRLREGLKTLNTLTVSQRRNIKRQAMLTKVSGRNDSVFFATVGAFVLVPPIAILAIAVLTGYVQLLP; translated from the exons ATGACAAGACGAACCCTTCTTCCACCTCGTCCAACTGGACAAGAGCCACGAAACCTGCGTCGGTCGGTTCATGGCGTGCAGCTTCTCCCCTTCCTCCGCCACGAGGCTCCAGGCGGTGGACGCGGCGGCCGTGAAGAGCGCAAGGGTGCCCCTCAAGGCGTCGGTCTCGCCCGCGCCGAGATCGCTGGGCGGCTGCAGGGCTGCCCGCCAGGAATTCGAGGGCGCGACACAGGATCCAAGCGTCTCAG TTGTTGTTATCAGCAGTTTACTGACGCCGACATCTCGTCTTCTGAAGTTTCTTCGGCACGTACACAGCTGGATCTCCTGGAGCAACTGACGTCGTCCTCCACACCTAATGGCACCG AGAATGAAACCGCTACGGAAACCCGTGTGCTCACTACCATCCGCGAGCAGCTGGTAGCGCTGTACGGTGACAGGGGAGGCGAATTCACATTCACCCTCCCGTTGGGCAAGAGGCTCAGGGAAGGCCTCAAGACCCTCAACACCCTCACTGTCTCACAGAGGAGGAACATCAAGAGGCAGGCCATGCTCACCAAGGTTAGCGGGAGGAATGACTCGGTGTTCTTCGCGACTGTCGGTGCATTCGTCCTCGTGCCGCCTATCGCAATTTTAGCTATCGCTGTCTTAACTGGTTATGTCCAGCTCTTGCCATGA
- the LOC119268593 gene encoding uncharacterized protein LOC119268593 isoform X2, producing MACSFSPSSATRLQAVDAAAVKSARVPLKASVSPAPRSLGGCRAARQEFEGATQDPSVSVSSARTQLDLLEQLTSSSTPNGTENETATETRVLTTIREQLVALYGDRGGEFTFTLPLGKRLREGLKTLNTLTVSQRRNIKRQAMLTKVSGRNDSVFFATVGAFVLVPPIAILAIAVLTGYVQLLP from the exons ATGGCGTGCAGCTTCTCCCCTTCCTCCGCCACGAGGCTCCAGGCGGTGGACGCGGCGGCCGTGAAGAGCGCAAGGGTGCCCCTCAAGGCGTCGGTCTCGCCCGCGCCGAGATCGCTGGGCGGCTGCAGGGCTGCCCGCCAGGAATTCGAGGGCGCGACACAGGATCCAAGCGTCTCAG TTTCTTCGGCACGTACACAGCTGGATCTCCTGGAGCAACTGACGTCGTCCTCCACACCTAATGGCACCG AGAATGAAACCGCTACGGAAACCCGTGTGCTCACTACCATCCGCGAGCAGCTGGTAGCGCTGTACGGTGACAGGGGAGGCGAATTCACATTCACCCTCCCGTTGGGCAAGAGGCTCAGGGAAGGCCTCAAGACCCTCAACACCCTCACTGTCTCACAGAGGAGGAACATCAAGAGGCAGGCCATGCTCACCAAGGTTAGCGGGAGGAATGACTCGGTGTTCTTCGCGACTGTCGGTGCATTCGTCCTCGTGCCGCCTATCGCAATTTTAGCTATCGCTGTCTTAACTGGTTATGTCCAGCTCTTGCCATGA
- the LOC119268594 gene encoding cytochrome b561 domain-containing protein At4g18260-like isoform X1, whose protein sequence is MLVSGRRRLLVLCTSFVILSLLTLPSDGSSNSTEDLDQSRNKTGHPLELTPRTAFQLKLHALFHWSSFGLLMPVGILLVRMSSKSKSGRCSRVLFYCHVISQIAAVLLATGGAALSLMNFENSFSNSHQRVGLALYGFMWLQPIIGFFRPERGVKGRSLWFFFHWLLGIAVCATGIANVYSGLRTYHKRTAKSVSLWTGLLTVEISFLAFFYLLIDRWSYMIKQGHLPVEQLRPNDNHRTYPTTLRKELGMVQE, encoded by the exons ATGCTGGTGTCCGGGAGAAGACGACTGCTCGTCCTGTGCACAAGCTTTGTGATTCTTTCGCTTCTCACGCTGCCGTCCGATGGCTCGTCGAATTCCACGGAGGATCTCGATCAAAGCCGCAACAAGACCGGGCATCCTCTCGAG ttGACGCCTAGAACAGCATTTCAGCTCAAGCTACACGCATTGTTCCACTGGTCTTCTTTCGGTCTCTTGATGCCTGTGGGGATATTGCTGGTCAGGATGTCGAGCAAATCCAAGAGCGGCAGATGCAGCAGAGTGCTCTTCTATTGCCATGTCATTTCTCAG ATCGCGGCTGTACTTCTCGCTACTGGCGGCGCGGCTCTGTCCTTGATGAACTTTGAGAACTCCTTCAGTAACAGTCACCAGAGAGTAGGATTGGCATTGTATGGATTCATGTGGCTTCAGCCAATCATCGGTTTCTTCAGACCAGAAAG AGGTGTCAAGGGAAGGAGCCTGTGGTTCTTCTTCCACTGGCTCCTCGGCATCGCAGTTTGCGCCACTGGCATCGCAAATGTCTACTCTGGCCTCCGCACGTACCACAAGAGAACTGCTAAGAGCGTGAGCCTTTGGACCGGCCTCCTTACAGTTGAGATCTCCTTCCTAGCTTTTTTCTACCTCTTGATAGATAGGTGGAGCTACATGATCAAGCAAGGACATCTCCCGGTCGAGCAACTAAGACCAAACGATAATCACAGGACCTATCCTACAACTCTTCGGAAAGAGCTGGGCATGGTGCAAGAGTGA